Proteins encoded in a region of the Leptolyngbya subtilissima AS-A7 genome:
- a CDS encoding endonuclease NucS domain-containing protein — protein MADWAFHTEFDLEEFVWANLKPLLDLKPLARQYIIEGQICDILATTSKRQLVVLELKNVEDRYVVQQLTRYYASLRHAQPFADQVDYSLPIRLIALSPTFHAHNHIDREHSRLDFEFYQFTIAGADNRFNFQIASADLAAELAVEVDPKFYPFLRSTEGDLELTTSTRVVGRPPKSLRTQLEQMTPERAELVSALRLQILEFDERMREVGRSTRTQYGLAKGEKDVYKTKLCAEFFPPGGFNLPALYLMLPYAKKEFGAPGHRYKQERVKGLAWAGISLWSEEKTVTFYLGKSRAGLTQYHFTYGGYAKLCDPLLGYRPQFESVEDLVALALAEWKQVVGE, from the coding sequence ATGGCAGATTGGGCTTTTCACACAGAATTTGACTTAGAAGAATTCGTTTGGGCCAATCTAAAGCCACTACTTGACCTCAAACCCTTAGCCCGGCAGTACATCATTGAGGGCCAAATTTGTGACATCCTGGCCACTACTTCAAAACGGCAGCTCGTTGTTTTAGAACTCAAGAATGTAGAGGATCGCTATGTTGTGCAGCAGCTAACCCGCTACTACGCTAGCCTGCGCCATGCCCAACCCTTTGCCGACCAAGTAGACTACAGCCTGCCCATCCGCTTGATAGCGCTCTCCCCCACATTTCACGCCCATAACCACATCGACCGAGAGCATAGCCGCCTCGACTTTGAGTTCTACCAATTCACCATCGCTGGTGCTGACAACCGTTTCAATTTCCAGATTGCCAGTGCTGACTTAGCAGCAGAACTAGCAGTTGAGGTAGATCCTAAGTTCTATCCTTTCCTGCGGTCCACAGAAGGAGATCTAGAGCTGACTACATCAACGCGGGTCGTCGGGCGGCCACCCAAGTCCTTGCGGACGCAGCTTGAACAGATGACCCCGGAACGGGCAGAATTGGTTTCAGCGTTAAGGCTTCAAATCCTTGAGTTTGATGAACGCATGAGAGAGGTGGGCCGATCTACTCGCACGCAGTACGGCCTGGCCAAAGGCGAGAAAGATGTCTACAAAACCAAGCTGTGCGCCGAGTTCTTTCCCCCTGGAGGCTTCAACTTACCCGCACTGTACCTAATGCTGCCTTACGCAAAGAAAGAGTTTGGGGCACCAGGCCATAGATATAAACAAGAGAGGGTTAAAGGTTTGGCCTGGGCTGGTATCTCATTATGGTCCGAAGAAAAGACGGTCACCTTCTATCTAGGGAAAAGTCGGGCTGGTCTGACCCAGTACCATTTCACCTATGGAGGCTATGCTAAGCTCTGTGATCCACTGTTGGGCTATCGACCACAGTTTGAGTCCGTTGAAGATCTGGTTGCATTAGCCTTGGCGGAATGGAAGCAGGTAGTAGGAGAGTGA